One Candidatus Eremiobacterota bacterium genomic window, AACTGCCCCGCCATCGCCTGGGGAAACTGCCCCATGGCGCTCTGCGGAGCCATCCCGGAAAGTGTCCCTGCTCCCCGGGGATTCATATACCCCATGGTTTCCCTGCTCATTGCAAAGCCATCGGTTTTAGGCAGCGCCATTCCCGAGGGGGTGAAAAGCTGCGTTCCCTGCGGTGGGGATTGAGTTGCAGGCCTGGGATGAGTGGTGACGGCATTACTGTGGCAACCATTGCTTGTGGTGACTGAATCCATGAAGAAACCTCCCGTGAGCCTAAATAATAATCTTTCCCGATACATTTAACGGGGAGCCTTGAAATTTCACTTAAATGGCAATGAAAAAAAACTGAAAAATAAGAACATTGACGAGAGAATATGTTAACAAGTGTAAAAGTGCAGCATGCAAGGGGGAATGCCGCCTGGAGGAAAAGAGAGCTCCCGGACAGAAGAAGGCCTTATCAAAGCAAGGGGGGGAGCCATGCGCGCCAAATGTCTGTTCTGCGACCATCTCAACCACTACAGGGAGGCATTCTGCGAGGCCTGCGGGAAAAAGATATTTGAAAACATATTCAAGGCTGTCGAAGGGAACAGCATGGAATCTATAGAAAAGTTCCTCGAGATTGACGGCAGAGCTCTTACGAAGACCAATGACAACGGGATGAAGATAATTCATATCGCGGTGAGGGAAGGAAGGAAGGACCTCCTGGAGTACCTTCTGGAGAAAGGCGCACAGGTTGACGAGAGAAATGAATTCGGCTACACCCCCCTCCATGTTGCCGCCATGTGCGGCCAGACAGACCTCGCCAGATTCCTCATAGGGAAAAAGGCCCAGGTGAAGGCCACTGATCCCGATATGGGCTCTACGCCCCTCCACGAGGCCGTGAGGAACTGCCACAGCGACCTGATTGAGCTTCTCATCCAGAAGGGCGCCGACATCAACGCGAAAAACAAGAATGGAGAGACGCCTCTCAGGATTGCGAGGAGAGAAGGGATCAAGGACGTTGTTTCCTACCTGAAGAACTGCGGCGCATCGGAGTAGGGCAGAGGCACAATAATTACCGGCATATAAGGAAACCATCATGGAAGAACACCTGAAAACGCGCTTTTCAACAGGGAGAAGTGAGCTTGATGATGCTGTTGACAGCCTCATAGCTCTCACCGGCCCCCCCGACCCGGAGGATCACCTCATAAGGGCAATAATAATCACAGCCCTCAAGATGAAGCTGGAGGACTGCGAGACTCTTGACCTCAAGATAGCCTCAATGGCTCTCAAGGAAATGCGGTACGCTTTCAAGGTCTTCAAAGAATACGAGAACACCAGGAAGGTGACAGTCTTCGGC contains:
- a CDS encoding ankyrin repeat domain-containing protein; the protein is MRAKCLFCDHLNHYREAFCEACGKKIFENIFKAVEGNSMESIEKFLEIDGRALTKTNDNGMKIIHIAVREGRKDLLEYLLEKGAQVDERNEFGYTPLHVAAMCGQTDLARFLIGKKAQVKATDPDMGSTPLHEAVRNCHSDLIELLIQKGADINAKNKNGETPLRIARREGIKDVVSYLKNCGASE